A window from Anser cygnoides isolate HZ-2024a breed goose chromosome 1, Taihu_goose_T2T_genome, whole genome shotgun sequence encodes these proteins:
- the XNDC1N gene encoding protein XNDC1N produces the protein MAPVRISFVVSFSSQDPRYPVENLLRGDGRRPWLSCPQDRSRQLRAELQLERASAIGYVDVGNCGCAFVQVEVGRSSWPLGQPYVPLVPSITLMTPAESRTGENRCGVRMFKEADFLALAVGQKWDRLRLTCSQPFCRRGQFGLSFLRLRTPTDPEPDPRPAPEGAELADSPWRCSPAFCRTLSPEPRSSSREEEQLRSRLQQLEPGTASHAWSPARLSRPARMVLSAARSRAMKPRASTGAPGSGPELPAEDRGGPAAPGSTQDAPAPPKRVRRQPGSRQRAHGPAGRALPAAAGKPSAGGRARARGHSEGQARAGGGGGEEVGLCPICSGCFSVALLPAHASRCGEDDSDSDMEHPSSPGARVPCPICELRFSPAEVQRHASTCGE, from the exons ATGGCCCCGGTGCGCATCAGCTTCGTGGTGTCCTTCTCCTCGCAG GACCCCCGGTACCCGGTGGAGAACCTGCTGCGTGGTGACGGCCGGCGGCCGTGGCTCAGCTGCCCCCAGGACCGCAGCCGGCAGCTGAGAgcggagctgcagctggagagagcCAGCGCCATCGGCTACGTGGACGTCG gtaaCTGTGGCTGCGCCTTCGTGCAGGTGGAGGTGGGGCGCTCCTCGTGGCCCCTCGGCCAGCCCTACGTCCCCCTGGTGCCCAGCATCACGCTGATGACGCCGGCCGAGTCGAGGACGGGCGAGAACCGCTGCGGGGTCCGGATGTTCAAAGAAG CAGATTTCCTGGCGCTGGCGGTGGGGCAGAAGTGGGACCGGCTGCGGCTCACCTGCAGCCAGCCCTTCTGCAGGCGCGGGCAGTTCGGGCTCTCCTTCCTCCGCCTGCGCACCCCGACCGACCCCGAGCCGGACCCGCGCCCGGCACCG GAGGGCGCCGAGCTCGCCGACAGCCCCTGgcgctgcagccctgccttctGCAGGACTCTGTCCCCAGAGCCACGCTC GAGCTCGAGGGAGGAGGAGCAGCTCAGGAGccgcctgcagcagctggagccgGGCACCGCGTCCCACGCCTGGAGCCCGGCCCGCCTCAGCCGCCCGGCCAGGATGGTGCTGTcggcggcgcggagccgggCCATGAAGCCCCGAGCCAGCACCGGAGCCCCGGGGAGCGGCCCCGAGCTGCCGGCTGAGGACCGGGGAGGCCCCGCAGCACCGG GGTCCACGCAGGACGCCCCTGCACCCCCAAAGAGGGTCCGCAGGCAGCcgggcagcaggcagagggctCACGGCCCCGCAGGCAG GGCTCTGCCAGCTGCCGCGGGGAAGCCCAGCGCAGGAGGGAGAGCCCGAGCCCGCGGCCACAGCGAGGGACAGGCAAgggcaggcggcggcggaggggaggaggtggggctGTGCCCCATCTGCTCGG GCTGCTTCAGCGTGGCGCTCCTGCCCGCGCACGCCTCCCGCTGCGGCGAGGACGACTCCGACTCCGACATGGAGCACCCGTCCTCCCCCGGCGCCCGGGTGCCCTGCCCCATCTGCGAGCTCCGGTTCAGCCCGGCCGAGGTGCAGCGGCACGCCAGCACCTGCGGGGAGTGA